The Laribacter hongkongensis DSM 14985 genome has a window encoding:
- the dnaX gene encoding DNA polymerase III subunit gamma/tau, with translation MSYQVLARKWRPRRFADLVGQEHVVRALSNALAGQRLHHAYLLTGTRGVGKTTIARILAKSLNCERGVGAEPCGECAACRQIDAGRFVDLLEIDAASNTGIDNIREVIENAQYAPTAGRYKVYIIDEVHMLSKSAFNAMLKTLEEPPAHVKFILATTDPQKVPVTVLSRCLQFALRNMTPQQVSGHLAHVLATEGIEFESPALSLLARAASGSMRDALSLLDQAIAYGEGVVREDGVRAMLGAVDRRYLFTLLAALADGDGAAVLDEARELAARGIGFDAALEELAQLFYQIALMQAVPQAIADDEPEREALAALAGSMAPEDVQLYYQMAVQGGRDLPLAPDEQLGFNMALLRMLAFHPQTGSPALAAPAAAAGGIASPPQAPAGMTAGARPAAPAGTATDDDDDPASGRGAARAAIAKALRRSPAERPVVATRQAVPADTPVESGLPATTGTSRPGNTGQPASVPAGTTAPAPVPASASGLDSSLPWDDEVHDSLSAAPVEAIPAAGLGQASLPHEDAYNCPEREPAASTPEVPAGASPAGEAVRLVSGPAEALPWDDETAHGLNADEQAAHDDMFSAPAEPASVPVRGGERSGTRAPDVTPPAAVRAPDVMPDAVAVPAESAEALAASGPVATGTGLTGDWIALVDTLKDSLGAKARLLAQNAELVAREGELVRLRLPGAHRFVAGADYRSALADALATHWGQPVRIEVEIGDVVGETHLMQRARVQGEKLELARSAIEQDPRVAELKREFGAVVVPESIQPLDEE, from the coding sequence ATGAGCTATCAAGTCCTTGCCCGCAAATGGCGGCCGCGCCGCTTTGCCGACCTGGTCGGCCAGGAACACGTCGTGCGTGCGCTGTCGAATGCGCTTGCCGGCCAGCGCCTGCACCATGCCTATCTCCTGACCGGTACCCGCGGGGTGGGCAAGACCACCATCGCCCGCATTCTGGCCAAAAGCCTGAACTGCGAACGCGGCGTCGGTGCCGAGCCGTGTGGTGAATGCGCCGCCTGCCGGCAGATCGACGCCGGGCGCTTTGTCGACCTGCTGGAAATCGACGCTGCTTCCAATACCGGCATCGACAACATCCGCGAAGTCATCGAAAACGCCCAGTACGCGCCCACGGCCGGCCGCTACAAGGTCTACATCATCGACGAAGTGCACATGCTGTCGAAGTCGGCCTTCAATGCCATGCTGAAAACGCTGGAAGAGCCGCCGGCGCACGTCAAGTTCATCCTTGCCACCACCGATCCGCAGAAAGTGCCGGTCACCGTGCTGAGCCGCTGCCTGCAGTTCGCCCTGCGCAACATGACGCCGCAGCAGGTGTCCGGCCATCTGGCCCACGTGCTGGCGACCGAAGGCATCGAGTTCGAATCACCGGCGCTGTCGCTGCTGGCACGGGCGGCATCCGGGTCGATGCGTGACGCGCTGTCGCTGCTCGACCAGGCGATCGCCTACGGCGAAGGTGTGGTGCGCGAAGATGGCGTGCGCGCCATGCTCGGGGCCGTCGACCGGCGTTATCTCTTCACCTTGCTGGCCGCTCTTGCCGACGGTGACGGTGCTGCCGTGCTGGACGAGGCGCGCGAGCTGGCTGCCCGCGGCATCGGCTTTGATGCCGCACTGGAAGAGTTGGCACAGCTGTTCTACCAGATCGCCCTGATGCAGGCCGTGCCGCAGGCCATTGCCGACGACGAGCCGGAGCGCGAGGCACTGGCGGCGCTGGCAGGCAGCATGGCACCGGAAGACGTGCAGCTTTACTACCAGATGGCCGTGCAGGGCGGTCGTGACCTGCCACTGGCGCCGGACGAGCAGCTTGGCTTCAACATGGCCCTGCTGCGCATGCTGGCGTTTCACCCGCAAACCGGCAGCCCGGCACTGGCCGCACCAGCGGCCGCTGCGGGCGGTATTGCCAGTCCGCCGCAGGCACCGGCCGGCATGACTGCCGGTGCTCGCCCGGCCGCGCCGGCCGGCACGGCGACAGATGACGATGATGATCCGGCCTCCGGGCGTGGTGCGGCGCGGGCAGCCATTGCCAAAGCCCTGCGGCGCAGTCCGGCCGAACGGCCAGTGGTGGCCACCAGGCAAGCGGTGCCGGCTGACACTCCCGTCGAATCCGGCCTGCCGGCAACCACCGGCACAAGCCGGCCCGGTAACACAGGTCAACCGGCATCCGTACCGGCCGGGACGACTGCGCCGGCTCCTGTGCCCGCGTCTGCCAGCGGACTGGACAGTTCGCTGCCGTGGGACGACGAGGTGCACGACAGCCTGAGCGCTGCCCCGGTGGAGGCCATACCGGCCGCCGGCCTCGGCCAGGCATCGTTGCCGCATGAAGATGCGTACAACTGCCCGGAGCGTGAACCCGCCGCCAGCACCCCGGAGGTCCCGGCTGGCGCAAGTCCTGCCGGAGAAGCCGTCCGGCTGGTCTCCGGGCCTGCTGAAGCACTGCCGTGGGATGATGAAACCGCCCACGGCCTGAACGCCGACGAGCAGGCAGCGCACGACGACATGTTCAGCGCCCCGGCGGAACCGGCCTCCGTGCCGGTCCGTGGCGGGGAGCGATCCGGCACGAGGGCACCAGACGTGACACCACCCGCTGCCGTCCGTGCACCGGACGTCATGCCGGATGCCGTTGCTGTACCGGCTGAATCTGCCGAAGCCCTGGCCGCGTCCGGGCCGGTTGCTACCGGTACCGGTTTGACCGGTGACTGGATCGCGCTGGTGGACACGCTCAAGGATTCGCTGGGCGCCAAGGCGCGCCTTCTGGCCCAGAATGCCGAGCTGGTGGCGCGCGAGGGCGAGCTGGTGCGCCTGCGCCTGCCCGGTGCCCACCGTTTCGTGGCCGGTGCCGACTATCGTTCGGCCCTTGCCGATGCCCTGGCGACGCACTGGGGGCAGCCCGTGCGCATCGAGGTGGAAATCGGCGACGTGGTGGGCGAAACCCATCTGATGCAGCGTGCGCGCGTGCAGGGTGAAAAGCTCGAACTGGCACGCAGTGCAATCGAACAGGACCCCAGGGTGGCCGAACTCAAACGCGAGTTCGGTGCCGTGGTGGTACCCGAATCCATCCAACCGCTTGACGAGGAGTAA
- a CDS encoding YbaB/EbfC family nucleoid-associated protein: protein MFGKNGIAGLMKQAQQMQDNMKKAQEELAQIEVEGQSGAGMVKITMSCNHDVKRVTIDDGVMDDKEMLEDLIAAAINDANRRIETTTQDKMSGFTSGLNLPPGMKLPF from the coding sequence ATGTTTGGCAAAAACGGCATTGCCGGCCTGATGAAGCAGGCGCAGCAAATGCAGGACAACATGAAAAAGGCGCAGGAAGAACTGGCGCAGATCGAAGTGGAAGGCCAGTCTGGTGCCGGCATGGTCAAGATCACCATGAGTTGCAACCACGACGTCAAGCGCGTCACCATCGACGATGGCGTGATGGACGACAAGGAAATGCTGGAAGACCTGATCGCTGCTGCCATCAACGATGCCAACCGCCGCATCGAAACCACCACGCAGGACAAGATGTCGGGTTTCACCTCCGGCCTGAACCTGCCGCCGGGCATGAAGCTGCCGTTCTGA
- the recR gene encoding recombination mediator RecR, producing MKTPASLESLITALRVLPGVGPKTAQRMAYHLMQRDPGGADRLARAIDHARSHLKHCARCNTFSETELCALCADDQRRQDVLCVVEMPADALMIEQTHSYDGLYFVLMGKVSPLDGLTARDIPLEQLARRALDGTVNEVILATNFTAEGEATAHVLATLFKDRGLSVSRIARGLPVGGELEHVDAGTLAQALYERRRLSTGDA from the coding sequence ATGAAAACTCCCGCTTCCCTCGAGTCGCTGATCACGGCACTGCGCGTGCTGCCCGGCGTCGGCCCGAAAACGGCCCAGCGCATGGCCTATCACCTGATGCAGCGTGATCCGGGCGGTGCCGACCGGCTGGCCCGGGCCATCGACCATGCCCGTTCCCACCTCAAGCACTGCGCCCGCTGCAATACCTTCAGCGAAACCGAACTGTGCGCCCTGTGCGCCGACGACCAGCGCCGGCAGGACGTGCTGTGCGTGGTCGAAATGCCGGCCGATGCGCTGATGATCGAGCAGACGCACAGCTACGACGGGCTCTACTTCGTGCTGATGGGCAAGGTGTCGCCGCTTGACGGCCTGACCGCCCGCGACATCCCGCTGGAGCAGCTGGCACGCCGGGCGCTGGACGGCACGGTGAACGAAGTGATCCTGGCGACCAACTTCACTGCCGAAGGCGAGGCCACCGCACACGTGCTGGCAACGCTTTTCAAGGACCGCGGCCTGTCGGTCAGCCGCATTGCCCGCGGCCTGCCGGTCGGCGGCGAGCTTGAGCACGTCGATGCCGGCACGCTGGCGCAGGCCTTGTACGAGCGTCGCCGGCTGTCCACGGGTGACGCCTGA
- a CDS encoding ParA family protein codes for MRVILVANSKGGSGKSTVATHLAAYYAGQGERVLLADADRQLSALAWLSRRPDSVSRITGREWAIGDEDRIPKGEGVMVLDSPANLHGKKLTALLRLADQVVVPVQPSPFDMWASREFFAALAEEKSVRKGRVDIAVVGMRMNPRTRAAADLCEFLGQYELPVLAHLRDTQGYVQAASRGLALFDLPAARTQRDRSEWQPLLHWLGAPAAAAV; via the coding sequence ATGCGGGTCATTCTGGTCGCCAATTCCAAGGGCGGAAGCGGCAAGTCCACGGTCGCCACGCATCTGGCGGCGTATTACGCCGGGCAGGGCGAACGGGTGCTGCTGGCCGATGCCGACCGGCAACTGAGCGCACTGGCCTGGCTGTCGCGCCGCCCTGACTCGGTCAGCCGGATTACCGGCCGGGAATGGGCCATCGGAGATGAAGACCGGATTCCCAAGGGGGAAGGCGTCATGGTGCTCGACAGCCCGGCCAACCTGCACGGCAAGAAACTGACCGCCCTGCTGCGGCTGGCCGACCAGGTGGTGGTGCCGGTGCAGCCGTCGCCGTTCGACATGTGGGCCAGCCGCGAATTCTTTGCCGCCCTCGCCGAGGAAAAGAGCGTGCGCAAGGGCCGGGTCGACATTGCCGTGGTCGGCATGCGCATGAATCCGCGCACCCGCGCCGCGGCCGACCTGTGCGAATTCCTTGGCCAGTACGAACTGCCGGTCTTGGCGCACCTGCGTGATACCCAGGGCTATGTGCAGGCCGCTTCGCGCGGGCTGGCGCTCTTTGACCTGCCGGCTGCACGCACCCAGCGCGACCGGAGCGAGTGGCAGCCGCTCCTGCACTGGCTGGGCGCACCGGCTGCGGCGGCGGTCTGA
- a CDS encoding Na/Pi cotransporter family protein — translation MMGFNLMIAGFVGGLGLFMLGMGQMTDGLKGLAGGALKTILASFTSNRPKALLVGAGLTALVQSSSAITVAAIGFINAGLLTLPQAIWVIFGSNIGTTLTGWLVALIGLKVKIELFALPAIGIGMAMHMAGGKSRWGAGGLALAGFGVFFLGIHLLQNAFTGVSAYIDFNQFGTGTVLGDLVYVGLGFLLTLCVQSSSAAMALALTAAASGTIGLEAAASVVIGANVGTTSTAILAVIKATPNARRVAAAHVFFNVLTGVVALLILPTVLELVKRVSEALSLDPSVATTLALFHTLFNCLGVLLMWPLAGGMIRVLLRLFKSQDEELARPQHLDDSLLDAPELALEAVRKELVRQGDMALEIARHHVLGARIPHPVAALEAAVPRLGADIRSFAFRLHRMAESVDDNTLQRIVRSSHHYERMAIRAESLPRAIRTTSCTEVNQALGVFRGLLDRLCAELDTSQPDFVLDTTETLFQSLREEYRMLKFHLLAAVSAQKLPIEIMEALMARSEGKMTSLESGLKAARRLSQLRGLPASVL, via the coding sequence ATGATGGGCTTTAACCTCATGATTGCCGGCTTTGTCGGCGGACTGGGCCTGTTCATGCTGGGCATGGGGCAGATGACCGACGGCCTGAAAGGACTGGCGGGCGGTGCGCTCAAGACCATTCTGGCCAGCTTTACCAGCAACCGTCCCAAGGCGCTGCTGGTCGGCGCCGGCCTGACCGCACTGGTGCAGTCGTCCAGTGCCATCACCGTTGCCGCTATCGGCTTCATCAATGCCGGCCTGCTGACCCTGCCGCAGGCCATCTGGGTGATTTTCGGCAGCAATATCGGCACCACCCTCACCGGCTGGCTGGTAGCGCTGATCGGGCTCAAGGTGAAGATCGAGCTGTTTGCCCTGCCGGCCATCGGCATCGGCATGGCTATGCACATGGCCGGCGGCAAGAGCCGCTGGGGTGCGGGCGGGCTGGCACTGGCCGGCTTCGGCGTGTTTTTCCTTGGCATCCACCTGTTGCAGAACGCCTTTACCGGCGTGTCGGCATATATTGATTTCAACCAGTTCGGCACCGGCACCGTGCTCGGTGACCTGGTTTACGTCGGGCTGGGCTTCCTGCTGACCTTGTGCGTGCAGTCGTCCAGTGCCGCCATGGCGCTGGCCCTGACCGCCGCAGCCAGCGGCACGATCGGGCTGGAGGCTGCCGCCTCCGTGGTGATCGGTGCCAACGTCGGTACCACCTCCACGGCCATTCTCGCCGTCATCAAGGCCACGCCCAACGCCCGGCGCGTGGCGGCCGCGCATGTATTCTTCAACGTGCTGACCGGGGTGGTGGCGCTCCTGATCCTGCCGACCGTGCTGGAGCTGGTCAAACGCGTCAGCGAAGCCCTGTCGCTCGATCCTTCGGTTGCCACCACGCTGGCGCTGTTCCACACCCTGTTCAACTGTCTGGGCGTGCTGCTGATGTGGCCGCTGGCCGGCGGCATGATCCGGGTCCTGCTCCGGCTGTTCAAAAGCCAGGACGAAGAGCTGGCCCGGCCGCAGCATCTGGACGACAGCCTGCTTGATGCGCCGGAGCTGGCGCTGGAAGCCGTGCGCAAGGAGCTGGTGCGCCAGGGCGACATGGCGCTGGAAATTGCCCGCCATCATGTCCTCGGTGCCCGGATTCCGCATCCGGTGGCAGCGCTGGAAGCAGCCGTGCCCCGGCTGGGAGCCGACATCCGCTCGTTTGCCTTCCGCCTGCACCGCATGGCCGAATCGGTGGACGACAATACCCTGCAACGCATCGTGCGCAGCTCGCACCATTACGAGCGCATGGCCATCCGGGCCGAAAGCCTGCCGCGCGCCATCCGTACCACCAGCTGTACCGAAGTCAACCAGGCGCTGGGCGTATTCCGTGGCCTGCTGGACCGGCTGTGTGCCGAGCTGGATACCAGCCAGCCGGACTTCGTGCTGGACACGACGGAAACCCTGTTCCAGTCACTGCGCGAGGAATACCGCATGCTGAAATTCCACCTCCTGGCGGCGGTATCGGCACAAAAGCTGCCGATCGAGATCATGGAGGCCCTGATGGCCCGCAGCGAGGGCAAGATGACCAGTCTGGAATCGGGCCTGAAGGCTGCCCGCAGGCTGTCGCAACTGCGGGGACTGCCGGCGTCTGTCCTGTAG
- a CDS encoding CHAD domain-containing protein → MPRTLHARLDRSIRTRLHTLYEARDTLGVRRDAESLHALRIAIRRLHSLIAPLKDQPGLRRLARFDRRIKRVLTLTNPLRDAGVRAEWLDRLNYSRQRLGLVPPVPAELGACLQRCQLRQPGRIGRRLKKTGDKKLERILRHSVQRTERRLYTLLAKADLGSVGLGKQHEARLAAKRLRYQAELYADWLDDDRLASHLPVCKALQETLGDLRDLALLAQHVGHDPASQLAQALAVARQQAAAAAAQAWQAAHRHFRHA, encoded by the coding sequence ATGCCCCGTACCCTGCACGCCCGGCTGGACCGTTCGATCCGTACCCGGTTGCACACCTTGTACGAAGCACGTGACACCCTGGGAGTCAGGCGTGACGCCGAAAGCCTGCATGCCCTGCGCATCGCCATCCGGCGGCTGCACAGCCTGATTGCCCCCCTCAAGGACCAGCCCGGCCTGCGGCGGCTGGCCCGCTTTGACCGCCGCATCAAACGGGTGCTGACCCTGACCAACCCCCTGCGCGACGCCGGAGTGCGGGCAGAATGGCTCGACAGGCTCAATTACAGCCGCCAGCGGCTCGGGCTCGTGCCGCCGGTTCCGGCTGAGCTGGGCGCCTGCCTGCAACGCTGCCAGCTGCGGCAGCCGGGCCGCATTGGACGCCGTCTGAAGAAAACCGGTGACAAGAAGCTGGAGCGCATCCTCAGGCACAGCGTGCAGCGGACCGAACGCCGGCTGTACACACTGCTGGCCAAGGCCGACCTGGGCTCGGTCGGGCTCGGCAAACAGCACGAGGCCCGGCTGGCAGCCAAACGCCTGCGCTACCAGGCCGAGCTGTACGCCGACTGGCTGGATGACGACCGGCTGGCTTCCCACCTGCCCGTGTGCAAGGCCTTGCAGGAAACACTGGGCGACCTGCGCGACCTGGCCCTGCTGGCACAGCATGTCGGCCACGATCCGGCCAGCCAGCTCGCCCAGGCACTGGCCGTTGCCCGGCAGCAGGCCGCCGCAGCTGCCGCACAAGCCTGGCAAGCCGCCCACCGGCACTTCCGCCACGCATGA
- a CDS encoding ion transporter, giving the protein MSPFPARRPWQRQCYHIIFESGTRAGRLFDTCLIVAIIASLAVVMLDSVVSIHLRFASHFQILEWFFTLLFTVEYGLRLACSPRPWRYARSFYGIIDLVSILPTYAALLVPEVHFLLDVRVLRLLRIFRIFKLGHYLTASSQLTAALVACKNKIAVFLLGVTLLVIIQGTIMYVVEGPVHGFTSIPQSIYWAVVTITTVGFGDMTPKTPLGQAIASVLMVIGYGIIAVPTGIFAAEFARVPDARTHGSRICPDCHTEGHEPDARFCRRCGSVLEPDEPDETGPADVAIMPPPATPTRR; this is encoded by the coding sequence ATGTCGCCATTTCCCGCCCGCCGTCCCTGGCAACGCCAGTGCTATCACATCATCTTTGAATCCGGCACCCGGGCCGGCCGCCTGTTCGATACCTGCCTGATCGTCGCCATCATCGCCAGCCTGGCCGTCGTCATGCTGGACAGCGTCGTCAGCATCCACCTGCGTTTCGCATCGCACTTCCAGATACTCGAGTGGTTTTTCACCCTGCTGTTCACGGTGGAATACGGCCTGCGGCTGGCCTGTTCTCCCCGCCCCTGGCGCTATGCCCGCAGCTTCTACGGCATCATTGACCTGGTCTCGATCCTGCCGACCTACGCCGCCCTCCTGGTGCCGGAAGTGCATTTCCTGCTGGACGTGCGGGTATTGCGGCTACTGCGGATTTTCCGGATCTTCAAGCTCGGCCACTACCTGACGGCCTCAAGCCAGCTCACGGCTGCACTGGTGGCCTGCAAGAACAAGATTGCCGTCTTTCTGCTGGGCGTGACATTGCTGGTCATTATCCAGGGTACGATCATGTATGTCGTCGAAGGACCGGTGCATGGCTTTACCAGCATTCCGCAGAGCATTTACTGGGCCGTTGTCACCATCACCACGGTCGGTTTTGGCGACATGACACCCAAGACACCGCTCGGGCAGGCCATTGCCAGTGTATTGATGGTGATCGGCTACGGCATCATCGCCGTCCCCACCGGCATCTTCGCTGCCGAATTCGCACGGGTTCCCGATGCCCGGACCCACGGCAGCCGCATCTGCCCGGACTGCCATACCGAAGGCCATGAGCCGGACGCACGCTTTTGCCGCCGTTGTGGCAGCGTGCTGGAACCGGACGAGCCCGATGAAACCGGCCCTGCCGACGTCGCCATCATGCCGCCCCCTGCCACCCCGACAAGGAGATAG
- the cysK gene encoding cysteine synthase A — protein MGIAQNVTELIGNTPLVKLNRVTAGMPATVLAKLEFFNPAHSVKDRIAAAMLDAAESEGLIGPDSIILEATSGNTGIGLAMVCAARGYRLVITMPETMSRERRILLRAYGAELILTPGAEGMAGAIAKAEALAASDSRYFIPHQFDNPANPAIHRQTTAEEIWRDTAGEVDIVVAGVGTGGTITGIGEALKARKPSVRIVAVEPDASPVLSGGAKGPHPLQGIGAGFVPSVLNTGIYDEIVRVKSDDAFATARDMARKEGLLVGISSGAATWAALELARRPENAGKTIVVVIPSFGERYLSTPLFADLGD, from the coding sequence ATGGGTATTGCACAAAACGTGACAGAACTGATCGGCAACACACCGCTGGTGAAACTGAACCGGGTGACGGCAGGCATGCCGGCCACCGTGCTGGCCAAGCTCGAATTCTTCAATCCGGCCCACAGCGTCAAGGACCGGATCGCCGCCGCCATGCTGGATGCCGCCGAATCCGAGGGCCTGATCGGTCCGGACTCGATCATTCTGGAAGCCACCTCCGGCAATACCGGCATCGGGCTGGCCATGGTCTGCGCCGCCCGTGGTTACCGGCTGGTCATCACCATGCCGGAAACCATGAGCCGCGAGCGCCGCATCCTGTTGCGTGCCTACGGGGCCGAGCTGATCCTGACACCGGGTGCCGAGGGCATGGCCGGTGCCATCGCCAAGGCCGAAGCCCTGGCTGCCAGCGACAGCCGGTATTTCATTCCGCACCAGTTCGACAATCCGGCCAACCCGGCCATCCACCGCCAGACCACCGCCGAGGAAATCTGGCGTGACACCGCCGGTGAGGTGGACATCGTCGTGGCCGGCGTGGGCACCGGTGGCACCATCACCGGGATTGGTGAAGCACTGAAGGCCAGAAAGCCGTCCGTCAGGATCGTGGCGGTCGAACCGGATGCCAGCCCGGTGCTGTCCGGCGGGGCCAAAGGACCGCACCCGTTGCAGGGCATCGGTGCCGGTTTTGTGCCGAGCGTGCTGAATACCGGAATCTACGACGAGATTGTCCGCGTCAAGAGTGATGACGCGTTTGCCACGGCCCGTGACATGGCGCGCAAGGAAGGCCTGCTGGTGGGGATTTCATCCGGTGCTGCCACCTGGGCGGCCCTTGAGCTGGCCAGACGGCCGGAAAATGCCGGCAAGACCATCGTGGTGGTGATTCCGAGCTTTGGCGAGCGGTACCTGTCGACCCCGCTGTTTGCCGATCTGGGCGACTGA
- the lipA gene encoding lipoyl synthase encodes MKQDNQTGIKHKGEAKTARIPIKVVPLEEKLRKPEWIRAKLPTGQRFFEIKEILRNQKLHTVCEEASCPNIGECFSHGTATFMIMGDICTRRCPFCDVGHGRPNPLDPNEPQHLAESVAAMRLKYVVITSVDRDDLRDGGAQHFADCIQAIRASSPATRIEVLVPDFRGRLELALDILSATPPDVMNHNLETAPRLYKQARPGADYAHSLQLLKDYKTRNPDVTTKSGIMVGLGETDEEVLEVLADLRAHDVDMLTIGQYLQPSNGHLPVLRYVTPDQFKAFEKKAYDMGFRHAAVGAMVRSSYHADQQAREVIE; translated from the coding sequence ATGAAGCAAGACAACCAGACCGGCATCAAGCACAAAGGTGAAGCCAAGACCGCACGCATCCCCATCAAGGTCGTGCCGCTGGAAGAAAAACTGCGCAAGCCGGAATGGATCCGGGCCAAGCTGCCCACCGGCCAGCGCTTTTTCGAGATCAAGGAAATCCTGCGCAACCAGAAGCTGCACACCGTCTGCGAAGAAGCCAGCTGCCCGAACATCGGCGAATGCTTCAGCCACGGCACGGCCACCTTCATGATCATGGGCGACATCTGCACCCGCCGCTGCCCGTTCTGCGACGTCGGCCACGGCCGCCCCAACCCGCTGGACCCGAACGAGCCGCAGCACCTGGCCGAATCAGTGGCCGCCATGCGGCTCAAGTACGTGGTGATCACCTCGGTCGACCGTGACGACCTGCGCGACGGCGGTGCCCAGCATTTTGCCGACTGCATCCAGGCCATCCGTGCCAGCTCGCCCGCCACCCGCATCGAAGTGCTGGTACCGGACTTCCGCGGCCGGCTGGAACTGGCACTCGACATCCTCTCGGCCACGCCGCCGGACGTGATGAACCACAACCTCGAAACCGCTCCGCGCCTCTACAAACAGGCCCGCCCCGGTGCCGACTATGCCCACTCCCTGCAACTGCTCAAGGACTACAAGACCCGCAACCCGGATGTCACCACCAAGTCCGGCATCATGGTCGGCCTTGGCGAAACCGACGAAGAAGTGCTGGAAGTACTGGCTGACCTGCGTGCCCACGACGTGGACATGCTGACCATCGGCCAGTACCTGCAACCGTCCAACGGCCACCTGCCGGTGCTGCGCTACGTGACGCCGGACCAGTTCAAGGCATTCGAGAAAAAAGCCTACGACATGGGCTTCAGGCATGCAGCCGTCGGTGCCATGGTGCGTTCCAGCTACCACGCAGACCAGCAGGCCAGGGAAGTCATCGAATGA
- the lipB gene encoding lipoyl(octanoyl) transferase LipB has translation MHIRHLGLVDYEPTWHAMQAFTETRTGETPDELWIVEHPPVYTLGLAGKPEHLLQQTAIPLVKTDRGGQITYHGPGQLVVYLLMDLRRRDYGVRDMVRRIEQAIIDTLADYGIEARGDVNAPGVYVGARKIASLGLRIKNHATYHGLSLNVSMDLAPFGWINPCGYAGLEVTRMTDLGVEATLAQVAERLIPHLETRLARPQHETEA, from the coding sequence ATGCATATCCGACACCTGGGGCTCGTTGACTACGAACCCACCTGGCACGCCATGCAGGCGTTCACCGAAACGCGCACCGGCGAAACGCCCGACGAACTGTGGATCGTCGAGCATCCGCCGGTCTATACACTGGGTCTGGCCGGCAAGCCCGAGCACCTGTTGCAGCAGACCGCCATCCCGCTGGTCAAGACCGACCGCGGCGGCCAGATCACCTACCACGGCCCGGGCCAGCTGGTGGTCTACCTGCTGATGGACCTGCGCCGCCGCGACTATGGCGTGCGCGACATGGTGCGCCGGATCGAGCAGGCCATCATCGACACGCTGGCAGACTACGGCATCGAAGCCCGTGGCGATGTCAACGCTCCCGGCGTCTACGTCGGCGCCCGCAAGATCGCCTCACTGGGTCTGCGCATCAAGAACCACGCCACCTATCACGGCCTGTCCCTCAACGTCAGCATGGACCTGGCCCCGTTTGGCTGGATCAACCCGTGCGGCTACGCTGGACTGGAAGTCACCCGGATGACCGACCTCGGTGTCGAGGCCACGCTGGCCCAGGTGGCCGAACGACTGATCCCGCACCTTGAAACGCGGCTTGCCCGCCCGCAACACGAGACCGAAGCATGA
- a CDS encoding HP0495 family protein, with protein sequence MADLPANTEDTLLEFPCRFPLKVMGDRHDDFVPTVVDIVRIHAPDFDAELDLVMRESSSGKYQSLTMTVNAASKAQLDRIYQDLTGHPLVKVVL encoded by the coding sequence ATGGCTGACCTGCCTGCCAATACCGAAGACACGCTGCTCGAGTTTCCATGCCGCTTTCCGCTCAAGGTCATGGGTGACCGCCACGACGATTTCGTGCCGACCGTGGTCGACATCGTCCGGATCCACGCTCCGGACTTCGATGCCGAGCTGGACCTGGTCATGCGCGAAAGCTCCAGCGGCAAGTACCAGTCGCTGACCATGACCGTCAACGCCGCCTCCAAGGCGCAACTGGACCGGATTTACCAGGACCTGACTGGTCATCCGCTGGTCAAGGTCGTACTCTAG